Proteins encoded in a region of the Ornithodoros turicata isolate Travis chromosome 3, ASM3712646v1, whole genome shotgun sequence genome:
- the LOC135389077 gene encoding syntaxin-12-like, which produces MASSSEGQFRSLSRAIGDNIQKISGNVASMRHRWSFAPGISLQSNLLADTSALAKETTSMLKSLSLLRGADERQQRLLREKLTNDFSNVLHDFRSFQREQIESESARKIPRMSLNPFAEEPETLIELNPFASQRLDHGLQSLTDQDDDLELLRERERSIRQLESDIVDVNTIFNELSSMVHEQGEMIDSIEANVENTSLSVEHGMQQLAMASRHQQKARRKKFCFSIFCIVLVAIIIALIALSFKKR; this is translated from the exons ATGGCTTCTTCGTCCGAAGGTCAGTTTCGAAGCCTTTCCCGCGCAATCGGCGACAACATTCAAAAGATCTCCGGAAACGTGGCTTCTATGCGACACCGATGGTCCTTCGCACCGGGCATCTCTTTACAAAGCAACCTACTAGCGGACACTAGCGCCTTGGCCAAGGAGACAACCAGCATGTTGAAGTCGTTGTCCTTACTGCGTGGAGCCGACGAGCGCCAGCAGAGATTGCTCAGGGAAAAGCTAACGAACGACTTTTCCAACGTGTTGCACGATTTCCGAAGCTTCCAACGAGAACAAATTGAAAGTGAAAGCGCCAGAAAGATCCCGAGGATGTCATTGAATCCGTTTGCTGAAGAGCCGGAGACACTGATTGAGCTGAATCCATTTGCATCACAGAGACTGGATCATGG ATTGCAGTCTCTGACGGACCAAGACGATGACTTGGAGTTACTCCGTGAGAGAGAGCGATCAATCCGCCAATTGGAATCCGACATCGTTGACGTGAATACTATATTCAACGAACTCTCCTCCATGGTCCACGAGCAAGGAGAAATGATCGACAGCATCGAAGCCAACGTCGAGAACACCTCCTTGAGCGTCGAACACGGGATGCAACAGTTGGCCATGGCCAGCAGACACCAGCAGAAAGCACGACGGAAGAAATTTTGCTTCTCCATCTTCTGCATCGTACTTGTAGCCATTATCATCGCGCTCATCGCGTTGTCCTTCAAGAAACGGTGA